DNA from Tachysurus fulvidraco isolate hzauxx_2018 chromosome 16, HZAU_PFXX_2.0, whole genome shotgun sequence:
tttatttcaggcctatttaaggcttttggcgtgcttagattaacttgaaatttgacacatacatcccATTTGTCgactgttaagtgtggacaaaaaggtcagaaaaaagtgtgtctcttaagtggctcactagcgcccccgtttgtctacaatgtggggtttcatttacctacagtccccaaatgggtcagcatagtccactgatatttacccacttcatgcacttgcccaccgtgcattgtttacTGGGAGGCACcatatagcgataaaaaaacgtgcgagggtCCGccatggctgcttgcagctatatttcaacttattactactatccaataaatatatatagctaTATTCTAAATTCGAATTCTAGATTCTAAACCTTTGAATTAGATAACGAAgcaggtgtgtgggtgtgtgtgagaaacgaAGCTTCGGACAtcattggtcacgtgattttTCCAGAATGAATCAAGCttcgattgtgtgtgtgtgtgtgtgtgtgtatgtaagtgtgtaggTCTGGAGAGTCGTTGCTCCCGGTATCAAATCTCGGTGCCTCAGTCTgcaagattgtcatagcgatacacaagttgccatggagacagccttgatcaggtcccagacagggtcaacaatcagcaggtgtctgtggaagTGGGGGGAGGAACGCAAGAGCATCTCACTGCAGTGCTCTCCCAGAGGAACTGTTGTTCCAGCAGCGGCCTTGGCAGAGACCAGTGCTGGTTGAGGGGAGCCGAAAGCAAAtaagattgggattgtttggtcttTGGGCAAGTAGACGCATTCCATTTTACACAACTACTCTCTTAGTCCATTCTGGTCTCCAAATAGATTAATTTGCCTTtccaaagcagtgagcttcTCCGTGATGTTATCCAAAGCAGTGAGTTTCTCCATAATGTTCTCCATATTGCGGTTAATAGTCCCAGCCTCAGTGCTGACCGCTCTGCACACTGCTTCAATCATGATGGGCAGCCATGTGAGGTTTTGGACAGATGTTACCTTTTCTGATTTTCTCAATAAACCAGGGCAATGCCTAATCTAATCATCAGAAATTCTGTCATCATGGTTCTGAATAGGTAGATATGTTCAATGTCTGCAACGGAAAGAGCCGCCAGACACACGACCCGCCACCTCTCCCACGCGTCCATCGTATAGCCAGCTGCGAACGTTCCGGCAGGCATGTCAGGTTCCCCCAAACCCAAGCTTCTAGTCGAGAACATGGTGTCAATTGCGTTAAGAGACCAGTTAGTTAAATCCATGATactcagattttttattttggagagcagtgcagagagagtctctcaaagtataagacaatagatgagatgagaggagcaaagcagggaaagtaagggggaggagagggagagaaaatgcgGCCGTCTTCGTTGAGAGTCAAAGAGAAAAGGTAACATTGTCAGTCACTGTCTACAAAGCCTGAGCAGGTAAAATGTATCTATAAGACTGACCACGGCCTGTCTAAGCTGGTTCAGGCCTCGAGTCTCACCACCTCGTCACCACCTCGTCTCCAGCACATTCTGTCCCTCCATCAGCTCACAAAAAACTTCTAGTCACatacacagaaggtcagaacaAAATTTTCCATCACATTATCACAGACTTTCTTCAATACTCTCTGGATATTGTAGTGTTTGTAACTGgaaatctgtctctctcatgtgtgtttgtattgaaaTCCACAAATAAGACCATATTATAACCTACATTTAGGACGTCATATAATATCTTCCCGGCTctgtcagctgtgtgtgtgtgtgtgtgtgtgtgtgtgtgtgtgtgtgtgtgtgtgtgtgtgtgtgtatgtgtatgtgtgtgcgtgtgtgtgtgtgtgtggggaggggggGTTGATAATGCTTAGTTTTTGGGTTTTATAATGGCTGTTTAATCTTCCAGACATATTCACAAGAGCTGAAGGAATTTcagacaaactcacacacacacacacacacacacacacacacacacacacacacacacacacacacacataatgaggGAAATGTTAGGGTCAGCTCATTTAACATACAAATGATTGAATATTTTTGTGctgtctctggtgtgtgtgtgtctgtgtgtgtctgaaatgtaTATCGTGAGATCCCTATCAGTGTTGGGGAGTAACggcgttacttttttaaataaagtaactccgttactatatggtgcattaccgttactatatgatgcgttacccgttactatacggtgcgttacccgttactatatGATGCGTTAGCCTTTACTATATGATGCGTTACCCGTTACTGTATGGTGTGTTACCCGTTACTATATGATGCGTTACCCTTTACTATATGatgcgttacccgttactatatgatgcgttacccgttactatatgatgcgttacccgttactatatGATGCGTTACCCTTTACTATATGATGTGTTACtcgttacttttttaaactaattaatatagactgaagtgtagcctagtatacagtatacagtataacctgtttacagcagtgacgcattgtaggattggtggatgccaattactgtaaacacgaagaagaCGCACTgagggcgtgtttccgtttattcaagtatgtgcggcagtaagtCCGAAACACATGAGTTATagcccgcccacactgacaattgattggttgacaCCGGAACAGGCCAATTAGGATTGGTCCCCTCCCTCTCTATACCGCACGCTATCAATTACAAGGTTTGGAGCATATACTTGACTACTTGTCTCTGTCGCGCATGCActctcttgctcgctcgctctagattccgggagattgtaactaatttgcgggCATTAGGGAGCCActatcaatatgcgggagactcccggaacatccgggacacttgggatgtctggttttgtttttgtatagaTCATAACGCGTAAAAaagcattaatgggaacattaaagaacgttctttaaaaaagtaactaattactttttggtgtaaataatcaataacgtaattgagctactttttgaatgaagtaactagtaactctAATTAGTTACTATtttttagtaactagcacaacactgatcCCTATGAGTATATAAATTTTTACAAACAAAActatcatttattaaaatcagACATAATACTAAGTTGCTGTATTAAGCATTACATGTATGTTAAGTACATGTACAGCCAAATGTATTTGGACACCTGACCCTGCAATCTGTCAAAGTGGGCCATCAAGGTTAGAAGAATTCTATACAATGTCTTTGTGTGGTTTAGGATTAATATATTTACTTCAATTGAATTAAAGGGCTGAACATGTTACATCAAGttacccctgtgcacaaagtgaggtcCATTCGTACAGTCATTTCTATGTAACCCAAGTAGGGTACGGACTGTCCATTTGCTCCTTCCACCTCCAAGAGATCATGTAGTGGCTTAATCTCCTGCTCTGAAAAGTGCTGTTCATAAAATGACCGGGGAACTGTTGTTACTCGGGAACCCGTATCAAATAAGCAGTTGAATTCTTCACCATTTATGTTGACTTTAGCTGTACGCTTGGTGCCAACCAACCCCTTAGGAAGTTTAAAAGGGTGGTTCTTACTTGCATGCTTTAGACTAGCACATACTTCAACCTTGCCTTTGCTGTTTACATCTGAGGGACGTTGTTGTCTCTCTTCAGCCCCTGTTTGTCCTACAACAGGAACTGCTAGTCGTTTAAAGGTAAGGTGAGACTGTTTTGTGTTTCCCACCTGTGCTGCTTCTCCTCTAACTGCTTTCTCTTTTCAGCTACTAAAGCAGGGTTTGCCTTGTCTGTGCAAACTGGGGCAATGTGCCCATCCTCTCCACAGTTAAAGCAGTACCAAGGCCTGGGTCTGCTAGTCTGCTTTTTCTTGGTCTGTTTTAGCATGTCTGTGTTAGCACTGACTAGGTTTTGTACTTTGCCTGGACTTTTCCCTGCTGCTCCCCTGTTATCAGTCccctttgtctttttctgtgcCATAAAGTAGGTTAATTGGCTTTGTAAACTGGCTATTTGCCTCCCAAGATCCTCAATAACACTGAGACTGACCTCTGACTTCTCTTTTGACTCTCCACAGGCCCACGCACTTTGGAGCTGAAGCTGGCCACGTTGCCTGGTGGGGCCAATGTGTTTCTTCATACGACTAGCTTTTGCTAACTGTCTGTCTTCTTCTGTTCTTAGTAACAGCAAGAGGTCAGCAAATGAAGGGGGATTGCTTTTCTTCTGCTCAATTTGCAGAGCCGAAAGCAAGGAATTGTCCCAGCGTCCCCTATAGAACTGTTTGAGTAGGTGTTTATCTACCTCAGCAGGTGCAGCCCCACCCCTTCTCAAAGCTAGATTCAATGCTAACTGCAATCTATGAAGATAAGTGGAAGGTTTCTCACCCGGATCTTGAAGGATGTTCATAAGTTGGGCAAAAAGTTCTTCCCCATCCTCAACTGTACCAAAGGCTGAGTCCAAGAGCTGCCGGTAAGCAGTGGGGGGGTGATCCAGGCCATAGCCCTTTGACCACGTTGGCTGCAGACGAAAGTAGACATTCAAGAATTCTTCTTGAGATCTGAATATGAGACATGCTgggatcatttaaaaacagttcaATGTGTGAGCACCAAGTGTCATAATCAGCTTCGTTATTGGGTCTGGGAATCTTTCCAGAGAAGGAACGAAGCCTCACTGGAGATTGCAAGTGTGGGCTGACATCTTCCCTCCTTAAGATATGCTCAACCACCACCTTCTGTATTTCTGCTGGGTTTATGTCACTCACTGAAAGGGATGGAGCTTTCCCTCCATTAGTTAACAGGACTGAATCAGTGATACTACAATTTCCTTCCCGTGTGGCCTCcaagagagagacgagaggcTGTTGATCTTTGGGGGTAGGATATTGAAGTGTCACAAATGGGGTCTCAACATGTGAAGGGGAGACTTCTAGATCAATGGGTTTCATAGCTTCAATATCTTCACCAATCTGAGACATCATCTCTTTCAACACCTCACCAAAGTCTTTGCCACTTAGCTTGGCTAAGCCCTTTAACTCAGCCAGATATGTTTTTGTAACGTTACTGGCAATTTGTGTAGTGTACACACTGCTTAATGCTTTTACAACATATTTAGCACATGGATCACCTTGCACTGTGCATGTGTACGGCAAAAGTGGTTCTAAGTTCACTAAAGCTAGACCGCTCGAAAACTCAATGATCAGGTTTTGGTAAAATTTGGATTTAGAATCATCGATGAGAAGAGCTTTTTCAATGGAACCATACTTCTTAAGGAAGTCAACAACTTGCTCATCCTGATCTGCTACCTGGGTTACCCCACTTATGATCACTGCATTCCGAATTTTAACACCTGACTTCTGTATGAAGTCCATTTTGAATATTCTTTCAATATTGATATTCAATGTCTCTGGCTCCTGGCTGGCTCACCAATTATGTAACCCTTCCTTACGGCATAGTACTAAGGCAGTACATTGGTTTACTAGTCTAATGTAGTCTTAGAATTTGGACCAGAATCAGAAAACTAAATTGTTAAGAGCCTGAGAATTGAATGCCAATTAAAATGAATACCACACCAGAATGACAATTTGCATAACCTGTATTAATTTTATACAGGTACATGAtggtacatatatatataaaaagaacacatttatgaaaaataacaaactaaaataataaagtgcGCACATAAACAAACCCCTTTTTTCCCGTTTATTTGAGCTCAGTTCATTCTTGTTTCCACTTGCTTTTGTTGACAAGAGTTCAGTTTCTATCGTTGgggcccttttttttttagtttgtgttagtgttcgTCCTACCACCAAGTAGATGAAGATGATCTTGGAGACTCGTCTTACATCAGAATCACAAACACGGTTGGCTCGCCACCCAGCCACCTGGACTGGGAATCTATGAATCTCTGGCAATTGTCTGGGACATGTAGGTCTGTACCACTCCGTGGAAAGGATCTCTGCACGATGTTTCCAACTCTCTACCAAAACCTGACCTATAAATAAGGCCAAATCATTTCTCTCACTTACCATTCAGTGAATAAATGGACTGCTACAAAATACAATGAGATCATATTTCAGCATACCTACAGTATAATGCAATATAAAAATCTCTTTTGTTGTACAACAGCTCGTGTTTCTTCTCAGATATCAAAACTATATGAATTTCTCTGTAATATCAAAAGTACATTTACATCAAAAATTGCATCcttcatataaaacaaattCAAGTTTTATGAAACCTTAGTAACAACAGAATGAAGACTAAACTGCATGAATTGCATGTAAATATTAATCAACATATATTACTTTAAATTAGAGGCATTAAAGTGTCAGCGTGCTTATTTATCCCCCTCTGCACCGGTAACAGTGGAAATAATGCACTAAAAATATACCTCTTTAACCTCCAGTGACCACAATTAAATTGTTAACATCCTTAATTCAACAAaaccatttaacatttaactttttataaacaacaaaattTTCCTTTTTGGTTTCACAGGCATTAACCAGTATTCTGTTAGCCTAAATGTGGCTAATTACCATATTAGCATATGAATACAGCAGGCTCTCTACCTTTGCTTTACACAATAGCGCGATTAGCATAAATGCTAGCGAACTCATAGTAAACTCAACAGACTAGCTTAAATACTAATAGGCATCAAAAGCCTAGCCTGTTAGCATGAATGCTAGCGAACTCAAAGGCCTAGCGCCAAATAGCCAACTCACCATTTTAGCGGAATTCACCACCTTTAGCTCTGCGACAAACAGTGGATTCTGGCACAGCTGTCTTTTACACTCTATTACAAAACAGTGTAGTCAGAATAAGCAACAATAATTATAGAACTGGTTTAATTAACTGGAAGTAAATTTCCAGCTCTAATGAAAGGTGAGACTCTCTGTAAAATCAAAAGGCCTTTGTTCTCTGATTGTGAAATCGTTATGACTCACTCGCCTCTCAGTGCTCGGTAATGACAGCCACCCGCTGTCAATCAGTGCTAATCAGAAATATTCAAAGGGAATAAAACCACATAATGGGCTTGCTCAGGCCTTGAGGGGGGTTAGACTGGGGTAAGTGCACAACAGCACAAACAAAGCAGTTTGATTATGCAGATTTTGAGGAGGTTGGGAGTTTTCTTACATCTTTAAGTTGTATGGGGGaaaaatgactgttttttttctctgtctttattttagTTATCTCTAATCTGTCTACTTGTTGAACCTGATCACATGAAAAAATGTGTCCAAACAAGTCCAAACAAAGGGGCTGAATTTTTTTCTGGGTTACATTTCTTGGTTCctggtttgttttgtgaatGTTATTCCCATGCTTGAATTGATCATACGGGTTTACCAGTTTCCTCCCTAAAATATTACACTACAAGGATGTATGTGTGATTCCATGGGATCTGATTCAGTCAGTATCTCTGCCGCACGTCCAGTGTTCCCAGTAGTCTGGAATGCAccatgaccaggataaagtgctcactgaagtgtgtgtgtgtgtgtgtgtgtctgacattCCTTCAGCTCTTGTGAATATGTCTCAATAAGCAGTGGCCTAAAAACACTGATCTACCATCAGAAAAGATTGTGCTGACTGTAGAAATTATGTCAATGGAAATTATCCCTGGAAGATTAATAGACAGCCATTATAAAAACCAAAAACTAAGCATtatcaccccccccccacacacacacacacacacacacacacactggacctTACACCACACTTCCTAGAAAcaggtatgtgtgtttgtgagcccACACTGTTAGTTGGAATTTAACTAGACTTTGACCCCTCAGTGGTGAATTTTATAGATACAGTCTCAGAAGCTTTTGTGAACATTCCTTTGTGTCACTGAATCTTTTGATAGATCCGTTACATATGGATAAGGTCGAAGGAACCTTcatgtaaggagtctccagtgtcagtgctcgGTAACGGTCACAGAGGAGATTTTTAGTAGTATAACAAGCTGGACTTTGATGGCATGTGGCTTTGGGCTGGTGAGGGTTTGACTGTCTGTGGCCGTGTAAGTGAAAAGAGAAGATTAAATGCAGCTAAGTTTGTTTGTAAAGTTTCAGCATTCTGGAGACTTctttggaaataaataaacaaataaataaccgttcccatcaaaaatgtttaattctattttgaacattttcacaCAGTATCCTCCTGTGGTGAAGAAAAGTCCCGTCTCCCTGGTCTAGTCATTTTTAGTGTACGAGTAATTCTGACTTTTtgtaatgtataattttttgacTTACAGATGTGGCCTTTTAAAAAGCCCACCTTGGATCTTAAAAAAAGCAGTCTATCGAAGGGGGGGCAAATGTTCGGGAAATACAAAACCTGTAGAGGGCAGTCGTGTTTCATGTAGGCTGACGAGTCGACAATATGCGTTACTGTCTTTTGCCGGTTACATAAACGGTCACATCTGCGACTATCTCCGCTGTCACGGCTGGCTTTTGCAGTTTTCCCTGGTGGTCTAGTGGTTAGGATTCGGCGCTCTCACCGCCgcggcccgggttcgattcccggtcAGGGAACTTAAATTTTGAGtttagtggtggctcaactggttaaggctctgggttgttgatcggaggatcggggttcaaggcccagcacagctaagctgccactgctgggccatatatgtatcatagctgcccctgcactctgaccccaacctcctcagttggggtatgtgaagaaaagaattctactgtgctgtaatgtatatgtggcgataataaaggcttctattctatctATTAAAAATGCTTCTGTTGGTTTGTTGATGGTAAAAACAAATGAGATCTTGGTGCCAACTTTGGGGTTATTAGTGATAGTTTATCAGTATTGCAGCAAatagtttgttttgtatttccaAATCGCTTTTAAATCTGAATAAAGAGTGTTATTTAGTGTAATTAgtggtttgtttttatatattatggtgTAGCAGAGGATATGtacgttctgtaaagctgctttgagacaatgtctattgtaaaaagcgctatacaaataaacttgaattaaattgaattgaatatggcAAACAGCTCATCCTGAATGAAATATGTGAAAATAGTTGCataaaacaatcttttctgctaatgttgcagactttctgAACAGAGAACATTGTtctttgtttgtctctctctctctctctctctctctctctctcacacacacacacacacacacacacacacacacacacacacacacacacacacacacacacacacacacacacacacggttctagggtttcatctttaggggtttagaatttaaaacaagaagagttttatattatatattatatgactacatagtaagccaaaagttatggtgttattaaatggtaaaagtggacaccaaaattttatgcatgatgtaatgatgtcagtcttgaatcagatcagttcatgttgACATCAgtttaaatagtgaagtaaagtacagcTACGTGacatacttaagtacagtaacggagtatttgtactccgttacattacaagactgatgtagtgcactacatagtgtgaATACACCTAGGGTTACTCCTATAGGTCcctccctatgtagtgcactacataggaaATATGGAgccatttgggacacagccaatATCCGATCAGCTCTCCAAGTTTAACTTACCTCATGCACCAAATACAGACAGAATAACAAGCTTCTACCGTAAAACGGATTAAATGTGTTGTATAAATCTCATTCAGAATAATTTACTTATATGATGAcaacaaaaaatgcatttgcTCTTCCTCTGTGGTGTGAGTTTACGGCGGAGTTAATGTTAAAGCGCCGCCTACTGGAGCATCATGTAAATAACAACCTGTAACTaacgcatctctctctctctctctctctctctctctctctctctctctctctctctctctctctctctctctctctctctctctctctccactgacagatggacaGGTTCATTTGTGTACTGGTGAAACAGTTGTGActgaattgtattgtattttagtTGATAGCTCTTATGGGGCATTTGTATGGTTTAAATGAACAATATTTAAATCTCAGTccaaacattcacatttattagaACCTGTATACaagtttatctgtttatatttatattttgttagaCAGGCCACACACCTCAGGTTACAAACTAGAAcatagaaaacattttaaatctcttTGTTAAAACTAATCAGCAATATTTTCCCTAATACACACATCgtccagcaggtggcgctgTAAACATTAACAAGGCTGAAAGATCCACAACAGCAGAAGATACCAGATCAGGTCTCACTGATCTAATCATCTCGATGGGAAAAGATTTATCACAAGGCTCCAAATTATTGGATCGAATCggattaaaaataattgtaattatttacaATTGTAATTGTGTCTGTATTTGAGAATGTACATTGCGTTCTGCTTTAAATCCTGAGGTAAGTTTTTCTTTAGCTAATACATTCTGCTAGCAGTCAGTGGCTGAATCCCAAATGCCCCTGTACTACCTTAGAAGTGCACTAGAACAC
Protein-coding regions in this window:
- the LOC113648004 gene encoding zinc finger CCHC domain-containing protein 12-like; this encodes MNILQDPGEKPSTYLHRLQLALNLALRRGGAAPAEVDKHLLKQFYRGRWDNSLLSALQIEQKKSNPPSFADLLLLLRTEEDRQLAKASRMKKHIGPTRQRGQLQLQSAWACGESKEKSEVSLSVIEDLGRQIASLQSQLTYFMAQKKTKGTDNRGAAGKSPGKVQNLVSANTDMLKQTKKKQTSRPRPWYCFNCGEDGHIAPVCTDKANPALVAEKRKQLEEKQHRWETQNSLTLPLND